GAGTAGTCGTAGGCGCTGACTTTAACCAATGCAGGTTGGCCTGTGCGGATAAAGGCGATGTCTTGCGGGCGGATGTAGGCTTCGACCAGCAGTTTGTCGTCAACCGGGACGATTTGCATGATGTCTTCGCCTGCGTTCACAACGCCGCCGATGGTGGTGACTTTTATGCCTTTGACGATGCCGCGCATAGGCGCGCGGATTTGCGAGCGTTCAACCGGGTCGGCACGCATGGCAACGTTTTCTTTGGATTGCGCCAGCTCGGATTCGGCTTGCAAGAGTTCGTTGTTGGCATCGGCTTTGTAGCGGTTGTGGCGTTCGGAGATTTGGGTGGCCAAGTCTGCGGAATCGCGGCGCATTCTTAAAAGTTCGACTTCGGAAACCACGCCTTCGGCAACCATAGGTGCAGTAATGGCAATTTCGCGGTCAAGCGCGGCCTTGCTTTGGGAGAGGCCGCTGACGGCATCGGTCATGGCTTGACGGCGTGCTTTGTAGGCGGCAATTTTGCGACGGCGAAGCTCAGAGCCCACGCTGTCAGAGAAGGAGAGCTTGGTGCCGTAGGCTTCGGCTTTAAGACGGGCAACGGTCGCTTCGAGGTTTTCGACTTTGGCTTCGCTTTCACGTAAAACGGCGGAGCTGCGCGTGTCGTCGAGTTTCATCAGAATCTGATCTTTCTCGACCATGTCGCCTTCTTTAACCATGATTTCGGTTACGATGCCGGAATCCAGGCTTTGGATTACTTGCTCACGGCTGCTGGGAATGATATTGCCATTGCCACGGGTAACTTCTTCGACAGGGCTGTTGTAAGCCCAAATAACGAAGACAATCATGAGAATGAAAACAGGATGATGACAATAAACTGGCCACTGTGTTTTTCTTTTTGAAGGGCGGCATTGAGGTCGCTGATGAGGTCGAGACCTTTAGATTTGACGTTGTTTTTGCGGCTCATAATCGTGTATCTTTATTGTGTTTGGTGGATTTTAACCATTAGGGCAGGCCGTCTGAAAGAGTAAGTAGGTTTCAGACGGCCTTTTGCTTTATTGTGCTGCCGATTGAGGGGTGGCGGCAGCTTGTTGTTGCTGCTGTTTGACTGCAGCAGCTTGTTGCTGTTGTTGTTTGACGTTGGCTTCTTTGGCCTGTTTGTTTTGCATGAGTTTTTGCAATACCAGATCACGCGGGCCGTCCATCACGACTTTACCATTGTCCATCACAATAATTCGGTTGACGATTTGCAGCACTTGCGGACGGTGGGTCACCATTTGCCGCCGACCATGGAAATCACGAAGATAAACAGCAACAGGAAAGGCAAGTCGACAATAGTCAACAAGCTGGCACTGGTCATGAACTCGCGCACGGCTTCAAATTCGCGCAGGTTGCTGGCGTATGAACCGGAAGAAGCTGGACGGTCTGCCAGACGCAATGCCATCACGCGGCGGAACAGGGCGGAGCTGATGATCAAATCGACTTTTTTACCGGCAATATCGGTCAAGTGGCCGCGAATCATCTTGGTGGCAAATTCAAATAAAATCGCCAAGACCACGCCGATGCTCAATACCCACAAGGTTTCATAGGCTTGGTTGGGAATCACGCGGTCGTACACGTTCATCACATACAGGGAGCTGACGAGCGCAAGGAAGTTGATGATGGTGGCCAAGATGACTTGGTAGTAGTAGCTGCGGAAACGCCAAATGACTTTCCAAAACCATGCTTTGGGCAGATGGTATTCAGGCAACTCCGAGCGCATATCGGTAGCCATTTGGGGTTTGATAAACCAGCAGTAGCCCAAATACAGGCTGGAGAGCTGCTCATGGCTGAGTTCTTGTTCCAAACCGTCAACCTGGAGGATATGGTATTTGCGCTCTTGGCCGGAGCCTTCGATTTGGGTGATGACCGCTACTTCTTCGTTGTGCAGGATAATCATAACCGGCACGGCGAGCGAGGGGATGTCTTCCAGATTGCGTTTGGATAAGGTGTTTCAAATCCGTGGCTGCGCAGGACTTCGACCAGTGAGTGATAGTTGACCTTGAGCTTTTTGTCGCGCACGACTTCGGCGGACAAAGCGGCTTCGGATATGGGCGCACCCAAAAGGCGGGTCACTAAAACGATGTGTTCAATGATGGCTTTCATATTTTTTCGCGTAATGTTTTTGGTTTAACCAGCGGATATGGCTTTATTTTTGTACCAAACCGACCCAAGCGGAGATTTTGGCCTGGGTATTTAAATAGTCGAGCGCCGCATCGCGGAAATCGTTGCGGGCGGCAACGTAATCCTGTTCGATGGAAGATAACTCGCTGTATGCGCTCAAAACGTCGGTCAGCGTACGTCGGGCGATTTTAAACTGCAATTCGTACACTTTGATGACTTCTTTTTGGGCGGCGATGTGTTGCGCCGTCAGCGCGGTACGCTGTTCGCTTTCCTGCATATCGATGGCGGATGTTTGAACGCGTTCGTTCATGTCGCGCAGGATTTGTTCAGACTTGGCTTCTGCGGCGATCAATGATTTGGCATTGCGTTCTACATTGTGTCTTGCAGCAATATCCAACACATTTCATGCAACGTTTAAATAAAGCTGTCTGGTGTTGCGCGTCGCACTGCCTTCCAAATTGAGGGCAGGCAGGCATTAGGCTTTGGAAGCGTCCAAATCGGCACGGACGCTGTCGCGTTCGGCCAATTGTGCCTGATAGGACGGATTGTTGTTGCGGTTGGGGTTGTTGAAACGTTCGCTGATGGATTTCGCCGTGTCGTTTTTAAACGGATCTTCCAAATCGTTGGCAGTCAGCTGGCGCGAGGTATAGCGGGACAGGCGGCTCAGTGCCAAATCCATGGTGCGGCGTTGTTGGGCAATGATGTTTGCCACTTGCAGTTGGCGCACGCGCGCTTCAATCAGCTCGGAACGGCGGCCTGCATCATATTTGACGATGGTGTCCAAGTCTTTTAAGAGGTTGTTGTGGCGTGCCAAAGTCTGTTCGTTGAGGATCAGGGTTTCTTTTGCACGCAATGCGCTCAGGTAGAGGCGGCCGATATCGCTGCCCAGCTGCTCTTGGCTTTCGGTGTATTTGTGTTGATAGTATTCTTCGCGGCTGCGGTCGCGGCGGACGGCGGCTTCAATCGCACCCCATGAGTAGATGTTCACGCTGCCGCGCACGCCGATACCGTCATCCATGTCGTTGCTGTTGTATTTATTGTGTTGCGCCAGCACTTTCGTACCGGTCAGGGTAACGACAGGATAATGGCGTGCGCGCGTGGCTTTGGTCGTGCTTTGTGCTGCTTCTTGAGTGGCTTTGGCTTCACGCACAATCGGGTCGCTGATTAAAGCGTCCCTGAGGATGTCTTGCAGGCTGTATGCAGAGGCCGTCTGAAACGGCAACAGACAGCAGGCGACGGCAATGGCCGATGACAATAAACGGGGCTTTGTGGGTGAAGAATAAATATGCGACATGATTTTTAACCAAATGATTTATATATTATCGTTGTCTGTATCGGGTATCGCCTGAGGCATGACCGGGCGAATTTTGAACGAGAACACATACATTTACAAAGCATAAAGCATTTTTTCCAGCTTTTCACAATATTCTGATAAAAGGTCGAGATACATGCCTTAAAGTATATTATTGCAGAGCGCGACTATCGTATTTAATGATTTTAATGTAAAAAATCTATCAAAAAGGCCGTCTGAAAGGATTGAACTGCACCCCAAAAGTTGGACACCCCCCCCTCCAACTCACAAGGTGCAGTTTTTTTATGGGCAAATATACATTACACTTCAAATACCAAGCCGTACTCCACTACCTGCACATACGCAGTCAACAGCGTACCGCAGACCACTACGGCATTTCCCGAACCAACCTGCGACGATGGATACGCGCCTATCAAGAAGGCGGCATCGGCGCACTCGAACATCCCCAATCCAAAACCATGCCCCAACACCGCAAAAACCCCTTCATCGCCGACAAACCCGACCACGAAAAAACACAGGCAGAGCTTATCGAAGAGTTGTGCTATATGCGCGCAAAGGTTGCCTACCTAAAGGAGTTAAAAGCCCTCAGCAAAAAACAGACCGAAAAGGACAAAGCCAAACCGTCCAAACACTGAGGGCGCAACACCCGCTCAAATACCTGCTGCACATCGCAAACCTGCCCAAAAGCAGCTTTTACTACCATCATCAGGACCGACCCGACCCCAATGAAGCCGACAAAGCCCTTATCGCCGAAATCTACGAACGGCATAAAGGACGCTACGGGCAAAGGCGCATTGCAGCAGCATTAGGTTGGAACCGCAAAAAAGTGGCGCGGCTGATGAGGCAGCTAGGACTGAAAGCCCTCATACGGGCAAAAAAAGCCTACCGCCATCCCGCCATGGGCGAAATATCGGAACACCTCCTCAAACGCCGGTTCAAAGCCCGAAAGCCCAACGAAAAATGGCTGACCGACGTGACCGAACTCAAAGGAAAGGACGGCAAACTGTACCTCTCGCCGATCTTGGACCTGTTCAACCGCGAAATCATCGCCTACGCCATGAGCCGCAGAGCCGACAGTGAAATGGTGAAGGAAATGCTCGAAAAAGCGGCACCCCGGCTGACTGATAAAGGAACGATGCTTCATTCCGACCAAGGTGTGCTGTACCGTACGGCGGGGTATAGGGAATTGCTTGCGGAGTATTTCATGGTTCAAAGCATGTCGCGAAAGGCGAATTGTTGGGACAATGCACCGATGGAAAGCTTCTTTGCGGTGCTGAAGACGGAGTGTTTCTACCGTGCAGGGGAATTGACGGTGGATGAATTGATGAAACAGATAGATGACTATATGGATTACTACAACCGCGAGCGTTGCAGTTTGAAATTGAAAAAGCTGAGTCCTGTCGCATACAGAACCCGGCTTACACAGAGTGCCTGAATAGGCTTTTATGAGTGTCCAAGATTTGGGGGCCAGTTCAGATTTTCAGACGGCCTTTTTTCAACCTTAATCCTTACGTTGCAATACAGCGGCAAAGAAGCCGTCGGTTTGGTGTTCTCCGGAGTTGAGACGCAGGTATTTGCCGGTATCCAAATCGACCTTTAGGCTTTGCAGAAGTTCGGCGCAGTTGACGAGTTCAAATTCGGGATGTTCGGACAGGAAACGTTCGACCTGCAACTCGTTTTCTTCCGGCAACACGCTGCAGGTGGCGTAAACCAGCCTGCCTTGCGGTTTCACCAGTTTGGAGGCGGCATCGAGGATGCTGTGCTGCTGTTCCAAAAGGTTGGCTACGGTCTCGGCGGATTGGCGGTATTTGAGGTCGGGATTGCGGCGCAGCGTGCCCAAACCGGAGCAGGGCGCGTCCACCAACACACGGTCGGCTTTGCCTGCCAGTCGGGCGATACGGGTATCGTGTTCGCTGCTGATGCGTTCGGGGTGGATATTGGTCAGTCCGGCGCGGGTCATGCGCGGTTTGAGGTTGGCAAGGCGTTTTTCGGCGATGTCGAAGGCGTAGATTCTGCCTTTGTTCGCCATTTGCGCGCCGACAGCCAAGGTTTTACCGCCTGCGCCGGCGCAGAAATCGACAATGATTTCGCCGCGTTTTGCACCCACCAATAAGGCAAGCAGCTGGCTGCCTTCGTCTTGGACTTCCAGCGTGCCGTCTAAAAACAACTCGTGTTTGTTAAGCGCAATTTTATTTTTCAGGCGGATGCCCCAAGGCGAATAAGGCGTGGCTTCTGCATCGGTACTTTCGGCTTGCAACAGAGGTAGCACTTTATCTCGTTTGCCTTTCAAGGTATTGACGCGGATGTCGAGCGGGGCAGGTTGGTTGATGCTGCGGCCGAAGGCGAGGATTTCTTCTTCGCTCCAATGCTGTTGCAGTTGTTCCACCAGCCATTGCGGCAATTCTGCGGCGGTATTCAGGCCGTCTGAAAACTCGGTTTTACGGGCTTTCAAATTGCCGAGGAACTTTGTTTCTTCTTCATCAGGCAGGTCTTTGATTTGGCTGATATTGGTGCTTCTGCCGAGAACCAGTGCGGCAAGTGCGGCTTTGCGCGGTTGCGCGTGCGGACGGCGCAGGGCAGTGCTGATTTTTTGATAGTGTCTCAGCGCGGCAAAGGCGGTTTCGGCGATTTCATGGCGGTCTTGGCGGCCGAGCTTTTTGTGTTCGCGGAAATAGGCGGTGAGGACGGCATCGGAAGGCTGTTTGAAAGTCAGCATTTCAGCCAAAACTTTGGCGGTATGGTCGAGTTGTGCGGCGTTCATAATGCAATGGGTTCTCTTAAAGTTGGGAAAGGGTTTCAGACGGCCTTCATGATGCGTTCGATTTCGTGCCAAAAGCCGTCCGGCCGACATTCCAAAACAGCAATCAAGCCTTGATCGATATGGCGGATTTCGGTTTCGTTTAATGCTTCGGTTTCGGCAACACGCGCAGGCGCGAGGTAGGCCATACGGTCGAGCAGGTGGTAGCGCACTTCTCGGCGTTCAAACCCGTATTCCGCCCAATCTTGAATATAGACGCCGCGCCAACCGTATGGATTAAGCGGCGGCTCAAAAGCATGGAAACCGTGTGGGAAAAATCCGATGCCGCGCACGATGGATGCAGGGAGCGGATTTTCCGGCTGGCCTTGTGTCGCTAAGGTCGCTTTGCCTTGCGGCGTATGCAGCAGTTTGGATTGCTGCACCAGTTTGGCGGCTTTGTCCGTCAGCGTATCTTTAGGATTGAGGCCGTGCAGGTTTTGCACTTGGTCTCCGCCGTAGTATTTACACGCCAGCTCGATATGGTAGGGCTGTTGGTTGAGGGAAACGACAAAATCCGCAGCCCCCAAAGTTTGGCTGCCTGAAAAAACGGGCAGGTTGTATGCGTGCAGCTTGGCGTGCGGTGCGTTGGCAAACCAGAAAGCCAGCAGCTCTTCGGCATAAATGCCGAGACGGTGGCCGAACGGGGCGCATCGGGCGAGGTAATCCTTCAGCGGCGTGGGATCGGCATCCAATGCCAAAAGGTAGCGGAAACCGTGTTCCCCCAGTAGTTCGCGCACGCTCAATTCGCAACCGCTTTGCCACAAAGGCGGCGCAGTCAGCAGCGAGGCAAGGTCGCGGACGGGTTGGCTGGTGAGTTTCCACCATAATGCGTCTAGGGCGTAATTCATGCTTATCCGAATATCAGTCATGCCGTCTGAAAGTCTGGAAATGTTTTCAGACGGCCTTAATCAGTCTTTTTTATGGATACGGTGGCTGACGGTATTGAAAAAACCGCGCAGGATGTCGATGTCTTCGGTTTGCGTGTTGGCGCGTCCGAACAGGCTTTGCATACGGCGCATCAGGCGTTCTCCGTTGCGGCGGTTGAAAAAGCCGATGTCGTTCATCACGCTTTCCATATGGGCGACCATGCCTTTGATTTGTTCGTGGGTCGCGGCGTGGTCTTCCTGTTGCAGATGGGTCATGGGCGAATCGGTTTGGCTGAAGATTTCGTAGCACACGACCTGCACGGCTTGGGCGAGGTTGAGCGAGAAATAGTCGGGATTGCCGTTGATGGTCATCAGTCGGTTGCAGGCTTGGACTTCTTCGATGCTCAAGCCGAAAGTTTCGTTGCCGAAAACCAGCGCCACTTTCTCGCCGCGGTTGGCGGCCTGTAGTAATTCGGGTACCAAATCGCGCGGCGTTTGCAGCGGCGCAGTGATTTCGCGGCGGCGGCTGGTCAGGGCGCAGGCGATAGTGGTGTCGGCAAGGGCTTTGTCCAAAGAAGCGGCAATGGTGGCATTTTCCAAAACGTCCGCCGCGCCGGAAGCGAGGATGAAACTTTCTTCAGGCAGTGCAAAACTTTGCACGTCATCGGGATTGAAAACGGGCGGGTTTTCCGTCATCGGCGTTGCCATCAGATTTGGGGCGACGATGGTCAATTTGTGCAGGCCCATTGTTTTCATGGCGCGCGCGGCGGAGCCGATATTGGCGGGATGGCTGGTACGCGTGAGGATGATGCGGATGTTGTCCAGATAAGCGGGCAGGGCGGGTTTTTCGGAAGTCATGTTTTGTTTTCTGTTTGTACGGGAATCAGGTATAATGCGCCATCTTTTTGTTTTCAGACGGCCTTTTTCCATGCCGTCTGAAATGTTCTTTAACAGCATCGGAAACGATTAACAGCCTCTTGTGTGCCTTGTTCGGCGCATTAGGGCGTATTTTACCTGAATTAGGAAGAAAACCATGAATCCGTTTTTAAATACCGCTTTCAAAGCCGCCCGTAAAGCAGGGCAAATGATGATTCGCGCCGCCGGCAATCTGGATGCCGTCAAAGTAGACA
This genomic interval from Neisseria flavescens contains the following:
- a CDS encoding helix-turn-helix domain-containing protein, translating into MGKYTLHFKYQAVLHYLHIRSQQRTADHYGISRTNLRRWIRAYQEGGIGALEHPQSKTMPQHRKNPFIADKPDHEKTQAELIEELCYMRAKVAYLKELKALSKKQTEKDKAKPSKH
- a CDS encoding IS3 family transposase, which encodes MLYARKGCLPKGVKSPQQKTDRKGQSQTVQTLRAQHPLKYLLHIANLPKSSFYYHHQDRPDPNEADKALIAEIYERHKGRYGQRRIAAALGWNRKKVARLMRQLGLKALIRAKKAYRHPAMGEISEHLLKRRFKARKPNEKWLTDVTELKGKDGKLYLSPILDLFNREIIAYAMSRRADSEMVKEMLEKAAPRLTDKGTMLHSDQGVLYRTAGYRELLAEYFMVQSMSRKANCWDNAPMESFFAVLKTECFYRAGELTVDELMKQIDDYMDYYNRERCSLKLKKLSPVAYRTRLTQSA
- a CDS encoding RsmB/NOP family class I SAM-dependent RNA methyltransferase; its protein translation is MNAAQLDHTAKVLAEMLTFKQPSDAVLTAYFREHKKLGRQDRHEIAETAFAALRHYQKISTALRRPHAQPRKAALAALVLGRSTNISQIKDLPDEEETKFLGNLKARKTEFSDGLNTAAELPQWLVEQLQQHWSEEEILAFGRSINQPAPLDIRVNTLKGKRDKVLPLLQAESTDAEATPYSPWGIRLKNKIALNKHELFLDGTLEVQDEGSQLLALLVGAKRGEIIVDFCAGAGGKTLAVGAQMANKGRIYAFDIAEKRLANLKPRMTRAGLTNIHPERISSEHDTRIARLAGKADRVLVDAPCSGLGTLRRNPDLKYRQSAETVANLLEQQHSILDAASKLVKPQGRLVYATCSVLPEENELQVERFLSEHPEFELVNCAELLQSLKVDLDTGKYLRLNSGEHQTDGFFAAVLQRKD
- a CDS encoding DUF1853 family protein is translated as MNYALDALWWKLTSQPVRDLASLLTAPPLWQSGCELSVRELLGEHGFRYLLALDADPTPLKDYLARCAPFGHRLGIYAEELLAFWFANAPHAKLHAYNLPVFSGSQTLGAADFVVSLNQQPYHIELACKYYGGDQVQNLHGLNPKDTLTDKAAKLVQQSKLLHTPQGKATLATQGQPENPLPASIVRGIGFFPHGFHAFEPPLNPYGWRGVYIQDWAEYGFERREVRYHLLDRMAYLAPARVAETEALNETEIRHIDQGLIAVLECRPDGFWHEIERIMKAV
- a CDS encoding RNA methyltransferase, whose product is MTSEKPALPAYLDNIRIILTRTSHPANIGSAARAMKTMGLHKLTIVAPNLMATPMTENPPVFNPDDVQSFALPEESFILASGAADVLENATIAASLDKALADTTIACALTSRRREITAPLQTPRDLVPELLQAANRGEKVALVFGNETFGLSIEEVQACNRLMTINGNPDYFSLNLAQAVQVVCYEIFSQTDSPMTHLQQEDHAATHEQIKGMVAHMESVMNDIGFFNRRNGERLMRRMQSLFGRANTQTEDIDILRGFFNTVSHRIHKKD